One window from the genome of Sesamum indicum cultivar Zhongzhi No. 13 linkage group LG15, S_indicum_v1.0, whole genome shotgun sequence encodes:
- the LOC105177656 gene encoding patatin-like protein 1, producing MEGNYSSELQNLQPPNKGNLITILSIDGGGVRGIIPAVLLAYLESQLQELDGEDVRIADYFDVIAGTSTGGLVTTMLTAPDTNNRPLYAAKDIVPFYLEHSPKIFPQPRGPFAGLISMMRGFHGPKYDGKYLHSLTREMLGNTRLHQTLTNVVLTTFDIKKLQPAIFSSYTAPEDSTMDALLSDICISTSAAPTFLPPHYFENQGAKFNLIDGGIVANNPTLVAISEVTREVSNENPDLFPIKPMDFGRFLVISLGTGARKNEETYDARRAAHWGVVRWLYVNPSPLLKAYNQANADMVDFHNAVVFQALHSQHNYLRIQDETLTGDLSSMDIATKENLENLVKVGEELLKKPVARMNCQTGAYEPIENGGTNMDALKEFAKLLSEERKVRLSNLNSAP from the exons ATGGAAGGAAATTATTCATCAGAGTTGCAAAACCTGCAGCCTCCAAACAAGGGCAATCTCATTACAATCCTCAGCATTGATGGTGGAGGTGTAAGAGGAATCATCCCTGCAGTCTTACTTGCTTACCTTGAATCCCAACTTCAG GAATTGGATGGTGAAGATGTAAGAATTGCGGATTATTTCGATGTAATAGCAGGAACAAGCACAGGTGGTCTTGTGACGACGATGTTAACGGCTCCTGATACGAACAATCGCCCTCTTTATGCTGCAAAGGACATCGTTCCTTTTTATTTGGAGCATTCGCCTAAAATTTTTCCTCAGCCAAG AGGGCCGTTTGCAGGGTTGATAAGTATGATGAGGGGCTTTCATGGGCCAAAATATGATGGGAAGTATCTTCATAGTCTGACGAGGGAGATGTTGGGCAATACGAGGTTGCATCAGACCTTAACCAATGTTGTTCTTACAACCTTTGATATCAAGAAACTTCAACCTGCCATCTTCAGTTCCTATACg GCACCAGAGGACTCTACAATGGATGCCTTACTATCAGACATATGCATCAGCACCTCAGCTGCACCGACTTTCCTTCCTCCCCATTACTTTGAGAACCAAGGTGCAAAATTCAACCTCATAGATGGTGGCATTGTAGCTAACAACCCG ACATTGGTTGCCATTTCGGAGGTGACAAGAGAGGTGTCCAATGAGAATCCTGATTTATTTCCAATAAAGCCAATGGATTTTGGTCGTTTTCTTGTCATATCGTTAGGGACGGGAGCCAGGAAGAATGAAGAGACGTATGACGCTAGACGTGCTGCACATTGGGGGGTCGTCCGATGGTTGTACGTAAATCCAAGCCCATTGCTGAAAGCATATAACCAAGCAAATGCAGACATGGTTGATTTTCACAATGCTGTGGTTTTTCAGGCACTTCATTCGCAACACAATTATCTCCGCATTCAA GATGAGACCTTGACGGGGGACCTAAGCTCAATGGACATAGCAACAAAGGAGAACTTGGAAAATCTGGTAAAAGTTGGCGAAGAGCTCTTGAAAAAACCAGTTGCAAGGATGAATTGCCAAACAGGAGCCTATGAACCTATTGAGAATGGTGGAACCAATATGGATGCACTGAAAGA GTTCGCAAAGTTACTTtctgaagaaagaaaagtgcGGCTGTCCAACTTAAATTCTGCTCCATGA
- the LOC105177637 gene encoding WD repeat-containing protein 48 isoform X1, with translation MHRVANAGNASNAARTSKEKRLTYVLNDADNTKHCAGINCVAVLKSSGPEGCDYLFTGSRDSTLKRWSLADDGATCSTTFESHVDWVNDVILTGGKVLVSCSSDATVKVWNSLSDGTSARTFRQHSDFVTCLAAAEKKSNLVASGGLGGEVFIWDIEATLAPLSKLNDVDEDYSSTTANGMGSSMTHTSLQPTSSSNNISKPATQCQGYVPLAAKGHKESVYALATDDCGTLLVSGGTEKVVRVWDPRTGSKTMKLRGHTDNVRALLLDSSGRYCLSGSSDSMIRLWDLGQQRCVHSYAVHTDSVWALASTPTFSHVYSGGRDLSLYLTDLATRESVLLCNEDHPILQLALHDDGIWVATTDSSLHRWPAEAHNPVKVLQRGGSFLAGNLSFSRARASLEGSTPVPVYREPSCSILGTSAIVQHEILKNRRHILTKDTVGAVKLWEITRGVVIENFGMISFEKKKEELFEMVSVPAWFTVDTRFGSLSVHLDTPQCFSAEMYSTDLSIAGKTEDDKVNLARETLKGLLTHWLNKRRQLFGSQTSTNGEIPSGKDKSTRTLSLSKFDGDASSDNDATVYPPFEFSAVAPPSIVTEGSQGGPWRKKITNLVGTEDERDFPCWVLDCVLSNRLPPRENTKCSFYLHPCEGSTLQTLTQGKLSAPRILRIHKVVNYVIEKMLLDKSMDSLNADGNFAKGMPPVVGDGSSHFGLKPWQKLKPSIEIMCNNKVLTPDMNLATVQAYIWKKPEDLILNYRVVQSR, from the exons ATGCACCGAGTAGCAAATGCAGGAAATGCATCTAACGCAGCTCGCACTAGCAAGGAGAAGAGGTTGACATATGTTTTAAACGATGCAGACAATACAAAG CATTGTGCTGGCATAAATTGCGTGGCTGTATTGAAGTCATCTGGACCAGAGGGATGCGATTACCTCTTCACTGGTAGTCGTGATAGCACATTAAAGAGATGGTCATTAGCTGATGATGGTGCAACCTGCTCAACAACATTTGAGTCTCATGTTGATTGG GTCAATGATGTCATACTAACAGGTGGTAAGGTGTTGGTATCTTGCTCCTCAGATGCCACTGTTAAG GTGTGGAATAGTTTGTCTGATGGAACAAGTGCTAGGACATTCCGTCAGCACTCTGACTTTGTCACTTGCCTTGCTGCAGCAGAGAAAAAA AGCAATCTTGTTGCCTCTGGTGGCCTTGGTGGGGAGGTTTTCATTTGGGATATTGAAGCCACACTTGCTCCCCTCTCCAAATTGAATGACGTAGATGAAGATTATAGTTCTACAACTGCCAATGGTATGGGTTCCTCAATGACGCATACAAGTCTTCAGCCTACCAGCTCAAGCAATAACATTTCAAAGCCTGCTACTCAATGTCAAGGATATGTTCCCCTTGCCGCAAAAGGCCATAAAGAGTCAGTTTATGCATTAGCCACCGATGATTGCGGAACACTGCTTGTTTCTGGTGGAACTGAGAAG GTCGTGCGTGTTTGGGACCCAAGGACTGGTTCTAAAACCATGAAGCTTAGAGGGCACACAGATAACGTTAGGGCGCTACTATTGGATTCCTCTGGCAG ATATTGCTTATCTGGGTCCTCTGATTCGATGATCAG GTTATGGGATCTTGGCCAGCAGCGATGCGTGCATTCCTATGCTGTGCACACAGACTCTGTGTGGGCACTTGCTAGCACTCCAACATTTAGTCACGTTTATAGTGGTGGAAGGGATCTTTCT tTGTATCTGACAGACTTGGCAACGAGGGAAAGCGTATTGCTTTGTAATGAAGATCATCCTATATTGCAATTGGCACTGCATGACGATGGTATATGGGTTGCCACAACAGATTCTTCTCTACATAGATGGCCAGCTGAAGCACATAATCCAGTGAAAGTTCTTCAAAGAGGTGGTTCATTTCTAGCTGGCAACTTGTCATTTTCGAGAGCAAGGGCTTCACTTGAGGGTTCCACACCT GTTCCTGTTTATAGGGAACCATCATGTAGCATTCTTGGAACTTCAGCTATAGTGCAGCATGAGATTCTAAAAAATAGAAGGCATATCTTGACTAAG GATACTGTTGGTGCAGTGAAGTTGTGGGAAATTACAAGAGGTGTTGTTATCGAAAACTTCGGAATG ATTTcatttgagaagaagaaagaagaattgTTTGAAATG GTGAGTGTTCCTGCGTGGTTCACGGTAGATACAAGGTTCGGGAGTTTGTCAGTACACTTAGATACCCCGCAATGCTTTTCTGCTGAGATGTACTCCACTGATCTCAGTATTGCTGGAAAGACTGAGGATGACAAG gtTAATTTGGCAAGAGAAACCCTCAAAGGGTTGTTGACGCATTGGTTAAATAAAAGAAGGCAGCTATTTGGATCTCAAACTTCTACAAATGGAGAAATTCCATCTGGAAAGGATAAGTCTACGAGGACATTATCCTTATCTAAATTTGACGGGGATGCTTCTTCTGATAATGATGCTACTGTATATCCaccatttgaattttctgcAGTTGCTCCTCCTTCTATTGTTACCGAAGGCTCTCAAGGAGGCCCttggagaaagaaaattacCAACCTGGTTGGAACTGAAGATGAGAGAGATTTCCCATGCTGGGTTCTTGATTGTGTGTTGAGTAATCGCCTGCCTCCAAGGGAAAATACCAA ATGTAGCTTCTATTTGCACCCATGTGAAGGTTCTACTCTGCAGACCCTTACACAAGGAAAACTTAGCGCTCCTCGCATTTTGAGAATACATAAA gTTGTCAACTATGTCATAGAAAAGATGCTTCTAGATAAGTCAATGGATAGCTTGAATGCGGATGGAAATTTCGCGAAGGGGATGCCTCCAGTTGTTGGAGATGGTTCTTCTCATTTTGGGCTGAAACCGTGGCAAAAGCTCAAGCCTTCTATAGAGATCATGTGCAATAATAAG GTATTAACTCCAGACATGAACTTAGCCACTGTCCAGGCGTACATATGGAAGAAACCTGAAGACCTTATCCTTAACTACAGAGTGGTGCAAAGCAGGTGA
- the LOC105177637 gene encoding WD repeat-containing protein 48 isoform X2, translating to MHRVANAGNASNAARTSKEKRLTYVLNDADNTKHCAGINCVAVLKSSGPEGCDYLFTGSRDSTLKRWSLADDGATCSTTFESHVDWVNDVILTGGKVLVSCSSDATVKVWNSLSDGTSARTFRQHSDFVTCLAAAEKKSNLVASGGLGGEVFIWDIEATLAPLSKLNDVDEDYSSTTANGMGSSMTHTSLQPTSSSNNISKPATQCQGYVPLAAKGHKESVYALATDDCGTLLVSGGTEKVVRVWDPRTGSKTMKLRGHTDNVRALLLDSSGRYCLSGSSDSMIRLWDLGQQRCVHSYAVHTDSVWALASTPTFSHVYSGGRDLSLYLTDLATRESVLLCNEDHPILQLALHDDGIWVATTDSSLHRWPAEAHNPVKVLQRGGSFLAGNLSFSRARASLEGSTPVPVYREPSCSILGTSAIVQHEILKNRRHILTKDTVGAVKLWEITRGVVIENFGMISFEKKKEELFEMVSVPAWFTVDTRFGSLSVHLDTPQCFSAEMYSTDLSIAGKTEDDKVNLARETLKGLLTHWLNKRRQLFGSQTSTNGEIPSGKDKSTRTLSLSKFDGDASSDNDATVYPPFEFSAVAPPSIVTEGSQGGPWRKKITNLVGTEDERDFPCWVLDCVLSNRLPPRENTKLSTMS from the exons ATGCACCGAGTAGCAAATGCAGGAAATGCATCTAACGCAGCTCGCACTAGCAAGGAGAAGAGGTTGACATATGTTTTAAACGATGCAGACAATACAAAG CATTGTGCTGGCATAAATTGCGTGGCTGTATTGAAGTCATCTGGACCAGAGGGATGCGATTACCTCTTCACTGGTAGTCGTGATAGCACATTAAAGAGATGGTCATTAGCTGATGATGGTGCAACCTGCTCAACAACATTTGAGTCTCATGTTGATTGG GTCAATGATGTCATACTAACAGGTGGTAAGGTGTTGGTATCTTGCTCCTCAGATGCCACTGTTAAG GTGTGGAATAGTTTGTCTGATGGAACAAGTGCTAGGACATTCCGTCAGCACTCTGACTTTGTCACTTGCCTTGCTGCAGCAGAGAAAAAA AGCAATCTTGTTGCCTCTGGTGGCCTTGGTGGGGAGGTTTTCATTTGGGATATTGAAGCCACACTTGCTCCCCTCTCCAAATTGAATGACGTAGATGAAGATTATAGTTCTACAACTGCCAATGGTATGGGTTCCTCAATGACGCATACAAGTCTTCAGCCTACCAGCTCAAGCAATAACATTTCAAAGCCTGCTACTCAATGTCAAGGATATGTTCCCCTTGCCGCAAAAGGCCATAAAGAGTCAGTTTATGCATTAGCCACCGATGATTGCGGAACACTGCTTGTTTCTGGTGGAACTGAGAAG GTCGTGCGTGTTTGGGACCCAAGGACTGGTTCTAAAACCATGAAGCTTAGAGGGCACACAGATAACGTTAGGGCGCTACTATTGGATTCCTCTGGCAG ATATTGCTTATCTGGGTCCTCTGATTCGATGATCAG GTTATGGGATCTTGGCCAGCAGCGATGCGTGCATTCCTATGCTGTGCACACAGACTCTGTGTGGGCACTTGCTAGCACTCCAACATTTAGTCACGTTTATAGTGGTGGAAGGGATCTTTCT tTGTATCTGACAGACTTGGCAACGAGGGAAAGCGTATTGCTTTGTAATGAAGATCATCCTATATTGCAATTGGCACTGCATGACGATGGTATATGGGTTGCCACAACAGATTCTTCTCTACATAGATGGCCAGCTGAAGCACATAATCCAGTGAAAGTTCTTCAAAGAGGTGGTTCATTTCTAGCTGGCAACTTGTCATTTTCGAGAGCAAGGGCTTCACTTGAGGGTTCCACACCT GTTCCTGTTTATAGGGAACCATCATGTAGCATTCTTGGAACTTCAGCTATAGTGCAGCATGAGATTCTAAAAAATAGAAGGCATATCTTGACTAAG GATACTGTTGGTGCAGTGAAGTTGTGGGAAATTACAAGAGGTGTTGTTATCGAAAACTTCGGAATG ATTTcatttgagaagaagaaagaagaattgTTTGAAATG GTGAGTGTTCCTGCGTGGTTCACGGTAGATACAAGGTTCGGGAGTTTGTCAGTACACTTAGATACCCCGCAATGCTTTTCTGCTGAGATGTACTCCACTGATCTCAGTATTGCTGGAAAGACTGAGGATGACAAG gtTAATTTGGCAAGAGAAACCCTCAAAGGGTTGTTGACGCATTGGTTAAATAAAAGAAGGCAGCTATTTGGATCTCAAACTTCTACAAATGGAGAAATTCCATCTGGAAAGGATAAGTCTACGAGGACATTATCCTTATCTAAATTTGACGGGGATGCTTCTTCTGATAATGATGCTACTGTATATCCaccatttgaattttctgcAGTTGCTCCTCCTTCTATTGTTACCGAAGGCTCTCAAGGAGGCCCttggagaaagaaaattacCAACCTGGTTGGAACTGAAGATGAGAGAGATTTCCCATGCTGGGTTCTTGATTGTGTGTTGAGTAATCGCCTGCCTCCAAGGGAAAATACCAA gTTGTCAACTATGTCATAG